A single region of the Thermotoga profunda AZM34c06 genome encodes:
- the lexA gene encoding transcriptional repressor LexA has protein sequence MKELTERQKKVLDFVLSYVDKHGYPPSVRDVARAFRITPRGAMIHLDALEKKGYITRGRRARSIRILNRSESVRLPVVGTIAAGTAIEAIENPTELVEVPISMVKSGFEHFLLKVKGDSMIEEHIIDGDYVVIRKQEFVENGNVAAVLIDNNETTLKKVYVEEDKIILQPANSKLKPIEIDSARVKIIGKIVGVIRIYE, from the coding sequence ATGAAAGAATTGACAGAAAGGCAAAAAAAGGTTCTCGATTTTGTCCTTTCCTATGTAGATAAACATGGATATCCCCCAAGTGTCAGAGATGTCGCAAGAGCTTTTCGTATAACTCCCAGAGGTGCGATGATTCACCTTGATGCTTTAGAGAAAAAAGGTTATATTACAAGAGGCAGAAGAGCAAGGAGCATAAGAATCCTGAACAGATCTGAATCAGTTAGATTGCCCGTAGTTGGTACTATTGCTGCAGGAACTGCAATTGAAGCGATAGAAAATCCAACAGAACTCGTTGAAGTACCGATTAGTATGGTAAAAAGTGGTTTTGAACATTTCTTGTTGAAGGTGAAAGGTGATAGCATGATAGAAGAACACATAATCGATGGAGATTATGTGGTGATCAGAAAACAAGAGTTTGTTGAAAATGGTAATGTAGCAGCTGTTTTGATAGATAACAACGAGACCACTTTAAAAAAAGTATATGTTGAAGAAGATAAAATAATCCTTCAACCAGCAAATTCAAAATTAAAACCGATAGAAATAGATTCAGCTCGGGTAAAGATTATTGGAAAAATAGTAGGAGTGATAAGAATCTATGAATAG
- the metG gene encoding methionine--tRNA ligase, producing MKFYITTPIYYVNSDPHVGSAYTTIVADIIARYKRMMGYDVFFLTGTDEHGQKILQAASAVGKDPQSFCDELAGRFKNLWNRLGITNDGFIRTTDEDHMKVVQYFVKKMLENGDIYKGVYKGWYCVPCETYWNEDEIGSDKLCPSCGRELRYISEENYFFRLSKYTDVLLEHYRNHPEFVQPDFRRNEMLKILEGGLKDLSITRTTFKWGVPMPDDPEHVIYVWVDALINYVSAIGYPFNMERFNRYWPADLHLIGKEINRFHSIVWPAMLISVGLPLPKVVFAHGWLTVDGQKISKSLGNAIDPTYFVEKYGNDVLRFYLLRDINFGKDGDFSEKNLVNRLNSDLANDYGNLLHRTLAMVEKHYSSILPAPEKYDEIDEKFKEDVMIRVKEYEKLMDEYSLTQAVEKILEILMLSNKYFDEKRPWVLAKQKDYSALSTVLYNVCEALLKVAIMFSPIMPDSSKEVLTRLGFDSKLTKDFLDNWGVLKSSVKTVHGKPLFEKKELSFEKKESELKVDNLIEIDEFKKVELRTARVISAERVPKSDKLLKLILDVGELGQRQIVAGIAKYYEPENLVGKTIIIVANLKPAKLMGVESQGMLLAAKDGVNLRVLTVDGNIAPGATIS from the coding sequence CTGAAGTTTTATATCACTACGCCAATATACTATGTGAATTCTGATCCTCACGTTGGTAGTGCTTACACAACGATAGTTGCTGATATCATAGCACGTTATAAGCGCATGATGGGATATGATGTCTTTTTCTTAACAGGTACCGATGAACATGGTCAGAAGATTTTGCAGGCAGCCAGTGCAGTCGGTAAGGACCCACAGAGTTTTTGTGATGAGCTTGCTGGTAGATTCAAAAATCTTTGGAATAGACTTGGGATCACAAATGATGGTTTTATAAGGACAACTGATGAAGATCATATGAAAGTGGTCCAGTATTTTGTCAAGAAGATGTTGGAGAATGGTGATATATACAAAGGTGTGTATAAAGGTTGGTATTGTGTTCCGTGTGAGACCTATTGGAATGAAGATGAGATAGGTTCTGACAAACTCTGCCCTTCTTGCGGCAGAGAGCTAAGATATATAAGCGAAGAGAATTATTTTTTCAGGCTTTCTAAGTACACAGATGTGCTTTTAGAACACTACAGAAATCATCCTGAATTTGTCCAACCAGATTTTAGAAGAAATGAAATGTTGAAGATTCTCGAAGGTGGTTTGAAGGATTTGAGTATCACAAGAACAACCTTTAAATGGGGAGTCCCGATGCCAGATGATCCAGAACACGTCATATATGTCTGGGTGGATGCATTGATAAACTATGTTTCAGCAATAGGTTATCCATTTAATATGGAAAGATTCAACAGATATTGGCCTGCAGATTTACATTTGATAGGTAAAGAGATAAATCGTTTCCACTCGATCGTTTGGCCTGCTATGTTGATCTCTGTTGGATTGCCTTTGCCCAAGGTTGTTTTTGCTCATGGTTGGTTAACGGTAGATGGTCAAAAGATCTCTAAATCCCTGGGCAATGCCATTGATCCAACTTATTTTGTTGAGAAATACGGTAATGATGTTTTGAGATTTTATCTTCTTAGAGATATCAATTTTGGTAAAGATGGAGATTTTTCTGAAAAGAATCTTGTGAACAGATTGAATTCAGATCTTGCAAATGATTATGGTAATTTGTTGCATAGAACTCTCGCCATGGTGGAAAAGCATTATTCATCAATTCTGCCAGCTCCTGAAAAGTATGATGAAATAGATGAAAAGTTCAAGGAAGATGTCATGATACGTGTGAAAGAATATGAGAAACTCATGGATGAATATTCTTTAACGCAAGCTGTAGAGAAAATTCTGGAAATTTTGATGCTTTCAAACAAGTACTTTGATGAGAAAAGACCGTGGGTTTTGGCAAAACAAAAAGACTATTCAGCACTCTCTACGGTCCTGTACAATGTGTGCGAAGCTCTATTGAAGGTTGCTATAATGTTCTCTCCAATCATGCCTGATTCTTCTAAAGAAGTTTTAACAAGGCTTGGTTTTGATTCAAAACTCACAAAAGACTTTCTCGACAATTGGGGTGTTCTCAAATCATCTGTAAAGACAGTTCATGGTAAGCCTTTATTCGAAAAGAAAGAACTCAGTTTTGAAAAAAAGGAGAGTGAATTGAAAGTGGATAATCTCATAGAAATTGATGAATTCAAAAAAGTTGAGTTGAGGACAGCAAGAGTAATTTCAGCTGAGAGAGTGCCAAAATCCGACAAATTACTCAAACTCATCCTTGATGTCGGAGAACTTGGTCAAAGGCAAATCGTAGCCGGAATCGCAAAGTATTATGAACCAGAAAATCTTGTTGGAAAAACTATTATCATAGTTGCCAATCTCAAACCAGCAAAGTTGATGGGTGTTGAATCGCAGGGAATGCTCCTTGCAGCAAAAGATGGTGTTAATCTGAGAGTTTTGACAGTAGATGGAAATATTGCACCAGGTGCGACTATCTCATAG
- a CDS encoding archease, translating to MYRELDHAADLRYELICDDIESLFNDLIQILVDNYEPVLKYEVVFKKEYPVKEIEDMIFDTVNDWIYMIDARKIFPYSCEIDDVLYCDFVAFSELRGTELKALTYHGLKIEQKEGKIILRVVFDK from the coding sequence ATGTACAGAGAGTTAGATCATGCGGCAGATCTGAGGTATGAACTGATCTGCGATGATATTGAGTCTTTGTTCAACGACCTCATTCAGATTTTGGTAGATAATTATGAACCCGTACTCAAGTACGAAGTAGTTTTCAAAAAAGAATATCCAGTGAAAGAAATCGAAGATATGATCTTTGATACGGTCAATGATTGGATATACATGATTGATGCGCGAAAAATCTTTCCATATAGCTGTGAAATCGATGATGTTCTATACTGTGATTTTGTTGCCTTTTCAGAACTTCGAGGCACGGAATTGAAAGCCCTTACGTATCATGGATTGAAAATCGAACAAAAAGAAGGTAAGATAATCCTGAGGGTGGTGTTTGATAAATGA
- the rpiB gene encoding ribose 5-phosphate isomerase B produces the protein MKIALGSDHAGFRLKEALKGFLVSKNFKVLDEGTYSEDAVDYPDFAKKVASDIKDKNADFGILICGTGIGMSIAANRIKGIRAALCLFPEMAKLARLHNDANVLVLPGRFISSELAQWITEAFLNEKFEGGRHERRVKKIEEMEK, from the coding sequence TTGAAAATCGCCCTTGGATCAGATCACGCTGGGTTCAGACTCAAAGAAGCGCTGAAGGGGTTCTTGGTGTCGAAGAATTTCAAGGTTCTGGATGAAGGTACTTATTCTGAAGATGCCGTTGATTATCCAGATTTTGCAAAAAAGGTAGCAAGTGATATCAAAGACAAAAATGCCGACTTTGGAATATTGATCTGCGGTACTGGCATAGGAATGAGTATAGCGGCAAATAGAATAAAAGGCATACGTGCCGCTCTGTGTTTATTTCCAGAAATGGCAAAACTTGCAAGGTTGCATAATGACGCGAATGTACTCGTTCTTCCTGGCAGATTTATAAGTAGCGAGTTGGCACAGTGGATAACTGAAGCCTTTCTGAATGAAAAATTTGAAGGTGGAAGACATGAAAGGCGTGTGAAGAAAATCGAGGAGATGGAGAAATGA
- a CDS encoding MurR/RpiR family transcriptional regulator: MNIVSVFQSMKDVLPTLSESQERIARFIIEQPTKVLQMNIVEFARLCNASPSTVVDLCKRLGFSGFRTLKIAIAQEINLLQTMRPDPLRISQITKDFFGFIFSELKESIQLVSEDQVEIAAKIILKSKVIEILAYGFDGIAGKDLFLKLKEFGFQVNFFDNPFLQSISAAQLGENGCAVAISSSHSSTDLLDSINYSRNSGAKVIAIASPASKIAQSCDILLPTYVETEVLSEGGFLTRYLQLLVIDLMVLKMLELDKEKLEKKYRDFEQILAYKRRGDKGVF; this comes from the coding sequence ATGAATATTGTGAGTGTTTTTCAAAGCATGAAAGATGTATTACCCACTTTGAGTGAATCACAAGAGCGAATAGCAAGATTCATTATAGAACAGCCAACAAAGGTTTTGCAGATGAATATCGTTGAATTCGCCCGTTTATGCAACGCCTCACCTTCTACAGTTGTCGATCTATGCAAAAGACTTGGCTTTTCTGGATTCAGAACTTTAAAAATCGCAATTGCACAGGAAATAAATTTGTTGCAGACCATGAGACCAGATCCACTGAGAATAAGCCAAATAACTAAGGATTTCTTTGGCTTCATCTTTTCAGAACTCAAAGAATCTATTCAGCTCGTGAGTGAAGATCAAGTAGAAATTGCAGCGAAAATCATTCTCAAAAGCAAAGTCATAGAGATCCTTGCTTATGGTTTTGATGGTATCGCTGGAAAAGATCTCTTTTTGAAGTTGAAAGAGTTTGGTTTTCAAGTGAATTTTTTTGACAACCCATTTTTGCAGAGTATTTCTGCTGCACAACTTGGTGAGAATGGATGTGCGGTGGCTATTTCGAGTAGTCATTCTTCAACCGATCTTCTTGATTCCATAAATTATTCAAGAAATTCCGGTGCAAAAGTTATAGCAATAGCATCACCTGCCTCAAAAATCGCACAATCATGTGATATATTATTACCCACATACGTCGAAACAGAAGTTCTTTCTGAGGGTGGTTTTTTGACACGCTATCTACAATTATTGGTTATAGATCTAATGGTTCTAAAGATGTTAGAACTGGACAAAGAAAAATTGGAAAAGAAGTACAGAGACTTTGAGCAAATATTGGCTTACAAACGAAGGGGAGATAAGGGTGTCTTCTGA
- the gyrA gene encoding DNA gyrase subunit A — protein MADVLPKNIEEELVELYMNYSMSVIIGRAIPDVRDGLKPVQRRILYAMYELGLTHNAQSKKCARIVGEVLGKYHPHGDASVYDALVRLAQPFSMRYPLIIGQGNFGSIDRDPPAAMRYTEAKLSEIAEEMLQDLDKETVPMMKNFDDSLDEPVVLPSKVPNLLINGANGIAVGMATSIPPHNITEVINAVQKLIRNPNATISELLEEIKGPDFPTGAVIVNASELPEIYATGKGRIILRAKVEFEEGKKYDNLVITEIPYSVSKAALIEEIASYAEKNPKMMIKNIRDESDKRGTRIVIEFPKNANYNIILNNLYKHTSLQTSFSVQMLVIDNRKPKLMNLIQLLKAFIKHRYDVIRARSQFELNVYSRRAHVVEGIMKAARALGVVVDIIRSSKDSDDAIRNLIETLSVTEEQAKAILDMRLGRLTSLEVEKLQNEYSQLIKKIEDVKDILTRDERVYDVMYQELEQLKKKYADERKTKIENASEELEYMPEDLIPNEEIVITLTEKGYLKSTNLKDYRSQRRGGKGIVGVRTTEDDEILTVCTSKTHSQTLFVTSKGKAYILKNYEIEITGRDSKGKPVRVYLNLEEDESVLTMISFDEWLGDLVLVTKNGKIKRTPLKEFGNVTSRGIRAITFEDSDMVVAATLSNNEDDHIILATKHGMSIRFQLKEVRQMGRSAMGVSGIKLRDGDEVVGMVNISNQNCEILTITARGFGKRSPLSEYRIQSRGGVGIKTMPGVEKAGQLCGIDVVTNPDSDVIVMTKNGQSIRFKISTVSLLSRTAKGVKVVELSESDEVSHFAVVESCTES, from the coding sequence GTGGCAGACGTTCTTCCAAAAAATATAGAAGAAGAACTTGTAGAACTCTACATGAATTATTCAATGAGCGTCATCATAGGACGCGCTATCCCAGATGTGCGAGATGGGTTGAAACCGGTTCAACGTAGGATTCTCTATGCGATGTATGAACTGGGTTTAACTCACAACGCTCAGTCTAAGAAGTGTGCGAGAATCGTCGGTGAAGTTTTGGGTAAGTATCATCCCCATGGTGACGCTTCTGTCTATGATGCACTTGTGAGACTTGCTCAGCCATTTTCAATGAGGTATCCACTGATAATAGGCCAAGGAAATTTTGGATCGATAGATAGAGATCCTCCTGCGGCTATGAGGTACACCGAGGCAAAGCTCTCAGAAATTGCTGAAGAAATGCTACAAGATCTGGATAAAGAAACTGTACCAATGATGAAAAACTTCGATGATTCACTGGATGAGCCAGTTGTTTTGCCATCAAAGGTACCAAATCTCTTGATAAATGGTGCAAATGGAATAGCAGTTGGCATGGCAACGAGTATACCACCCCACAATATAACAGAAGTCATAAATGCCGTGCAAAAGTTAATTAGAAATCCGAATGCGACTATCTCTGAACTTCTTGAAGAAATAAAAGGTCCAGATTTTCCAACAGGTGCGGTAATTGTTAATGCCAGTGAATTGCCTGAGATTTATGCAACTGGAAAAGGTAGGATAATTCTGAGAGCTAAGGTTGAATTTGAGGAAGGAAAGAAATACGATAATTTGGTGATAACTGAAATACCATACAGTGTCAGTAAAGCTGCACTGATAGAAGAGATAGCCAGTTATGCTGAAAAAAATCCAAAGATGATGATAAAGAATATCAGAGACGAATCAGATAAGAGAGGTACGAGAATTGTTATAGAATTTCCAAAAAATGCCAACTACAACATCATATTGAACAACTTATACAAACATACTTCTTTACAAACATCTTTCAGTGTCCAAATGCTTGTGATAGATAACCGAAAACCAAAATTGATGAATCTTATCCAATTACTCAAGGCTTTCATAAAACACAGATACGACGTGATCAGAGCAAGATCTCAGTTTGAGTTGAACGTTTATTCGAGAAGGGCACATGTAGTGGAAGGTATCATGAAGGCTGCGCGGGCACTCGGTGTGGTAGTTGATATAATCCGATCCAGTAAAGACAGCGATGATGCTATAAGAAATCTAATCGAAACTCTGTCTGTGACTGAAGAACAGGCAAAAGCCATTCTTGATATGAGACTTGGTAGATTAACAAGTCTTGAAGTCGAGAAACTTCAGAATGAGTATTCTCAGTTGATTAAGAAGATAGAAGACGTTAAGGATATCCTCACACGTGATGAAAGAGTTTATGATGTGATGTATCAAGAACTTGAACAACTCAAGAAAAAGTACGCTGATGAAAGGAAAACAAAGATTGAAAACGCATCTGAGGAGTTAGAGTACATGCCAGAAGACCTCATACCAAACGAAGAAATAGTGATCACGTTGACTGAAAAAGGTTATCTGAAGTCTACTAATTTAAAAGATTATCGCAGTCAAAGAAGAGGCGGAAAGGGAATCGTTGGTGTTAGAACAACAGAAGATGATGAGATATTGACTGTTTGCACGAGCAAAACTCACTCTCAGACGTTGTTTGTTACTTCAAAAGGAAAGGCTTACATACTGAAGAATTACGAAATAGAAATTACTGGACGCGACAGCAAAGGGAAACCTGTGAGAGTTTATCTAAATCTCGAAGAAGATGAATCTGTCCTGACTATGATTTCTTTCGATGAGTGGTTGGGTGATCTGGTTTTAGTGACCAAGAATGGCAAGATAAAGAGAACACCTTTGAAAGAGTTTGGGAATGTCACAAGTCGTGGCATCAGGGCGATAACTTTTGAAGATAGTGACATGGTTGTTGCCGCAACATTATCTAACAACGAAGATGATCACATAATTCTTGCAACCAAGCATGGGATGTCGATCAGGTTTCAATTAAAGGAAGTCAGGCAGATGGGCAGGAGTGCCATGGGTGTTAGTGGTATCAAGTTGAGAGATGGAGACGAAGTAGTTGGGATGGTAAATATTTCAAACCAAAATTGCGAAATTCTTACCATAACGGCAAGAGGCTTTGGCAAAAGATCGCCGTTGAGTGAGTATAGGATACAATCTCGAGGTGGCGTTGGAATAAAGACAATGCCTGGCGTAGAGAAAGCTGGTCAATTGTGCGGCATAGATGTGGTGACCAATCCTGATTCTGATGTGATAGTTATGACCAAAAATGGTCAATCGATAAGGTTTAAGATTTCGACGGTGAGTTTACTCAGCAGGACAGCTAAGGGAGTAAAGGTTGTTGAACTTTCAGAATCAGATGAAGTGTCTCACTTTGCGGTGGTAGAATCATGTACAGAGAGTTAG
- a CDS encoding xylulokinase, which yields MSSEFFATIDIGTTNIKVAVFDQNGNKLFDFQRRCAESSKSDAHEIDPEKWWKVVVQAFHTMDENLRKKITSICATGQGPTTVLVDKNGNILGKAITWLDKRGYEHINSIIEKGIDEQIATVISHLLTVRNTINEAYLIQPSDYIILKLTGLIVNATFPFEGYLPWNERVLRIFNLNKTFLIPKLVPAGTPVGKIKKETSKILRINDQAQVIAGAPDFAMALIGTGTIEDGILCDRGGTSQGLTLCSKKKLCCQGLMTTPFFIENHWKISAVMTTTGKSYEWFSRNVTRTRLVELSQLITVKRPTGVIFLPHLNGERSPYWNKDLKGVFFGLTLKEDWRSLLVSVIEGVAYAMKNIIEIMESCGCKINIIRATGGQAVNELWNQIKADVLGKEIEVSQIFDSELLGCAIISISALSGESFVDLSKKIVRISKVFTPIMHRHNEYQRYFQVYKELHERNIDLFSKL from the coding sequence GTGTCTTCTGAATTCTTTGCAACCATAGATATAGGTACGACAAATATCAAAGTGGCGGTTTTTGACCAAAATGGCAACAAACTCTTTGATTTTCAACGAAGGTGTGCTGAATCGTCGAAAAGCGATGCGCATGAAATCGATCCCGAAAAATGGTGGAAGGTTGTCGTTCAAGCCTTTCATACGATGGACGAAAATTTGAGAAAAAAAATCACCTCGATTTGTGCAACAGGTCAGGGACCAACAACCGTACTCGTGGATAAAAATGGTAATATTTTGGGGAAAGCTATCACTTGGCTCGATAAAAGGGGATATGAACATATCAATTCTATAATCGAGAAGGGGATAGATGAACAAATTGCCACTGTTATCTCTCACCTTCTTACAGTTAGAAATACTATCAATGAAGCTTATCTCATTCAACCCAGTGATTACATAATTCTGAAATTAACTGGACTAATTGTGAATGCAACCTTTCCATTTGAAGGATATCTACCATGGAATGAGAGAGTTTTGAGAATCTTTAACTTGAATAAAACTTTTCTCATACCAAAATTGGTACCAGCAGGAACTCCCGTTGGAAAAATCAAAAAGGAAACTTCTAAAATCTTACGAATCAATGATCAGGCTCAAGTCATTGCTGGAGCGCCAGATTTTGCAATGGCACTCATCGGTACCGGCACCATAGAAGATGGCATATTGTGCGATAGGGGTGGGACATCACAAGGATTGACCTTGTGCAGTAAAAAGAAACTTTGTTGCCAAGGTCTTATGACAACGCCTTTTTTCATCGAAAATCATTGGAAGATAAGTGCCGTTATGACTACAACTGGAAAATCATACGAATGGTTCTCACGAAATGTAACCCGAACGAGATTGGTTGAACTTTCTCAATTAATCACCGTAAAAAGACCGACGGGTGTGATTTTCTTGCCACATTTGAACGGTGAAAGAAGTCCTTATTGGAACAAAGATCTCAAGGGAGTATTTTTCGGATTGACTCTGAAGGAAGACTGGAGATCTCTTTTGGTTTCTGTTATCGAAGGTGTTGCATACGCAATGAAAAATATCATAGAGATAATGGAATCATGTGGATGCAAAATAAACATCATCAGAGCAACTGGAGGTCAGGCTGTGAATGAATTGTGGAATCAGATAAAGGCTGATGTACTGGGAAAGGAGATTGAAGTATCACAGATTTTTGATTCAGAGTTACTTGGTTGTGCAATAATTTCGATCTCAGCTTTGAGCGGTGAAAGTTTCGTAGACCTGAGCAAAAAAATCGTAAGGATTTCAAAAGTATTTACTCCTATAATGCACAGGCACAACGAATACCAAAGATATTTCCAAGTGTACAAAGAATTACACGAGCGCAATATAGATCTTTTCAGCAAATTGTGA
- a CDS encoding histone deacetylase family protein codes for MKIVYDSFHSTYRPTKEIDNGKFIENPEKPERIDAIKEVLILHGFDNLIPPSRFPMNYVYMVHEEAYVEWLKAKSSSILDGEEYILEVFGYDMCFDTGTPILHNTFEIAKRAVDVTLTAASIIELNANSVYALVRPPGHHATQNLCGGYCYFNNAAIAASYLIKKGTERVVILDLDFHHGNGTQQIFYNTDFVYYISIHGDPKIFYPWISGKESEVGEGAGEGFNLNLPLPPHADWEKYSEALSYAIREIRDYYPDVLIVSLGFDTHKEDPVGKFNLEDEDYARIAKQISKLKLPTLIIQEGGYNPKANASAAVNFFSNFE; via the coding sequence ATGAAGATAGTCTACGATTCATTTCATTCGACTTATAGACCAACCAAAGAGATCGACAACGGGAAATTCATAGAAAATCCTGAGAAACCTGAAAGAATAGATGCAATAAAAGAAGTACTCATCCTTCATGGCTTTGATAATCTCATTCCTCCGAGTAGATTTCCCATGAATTATGTTTATATGGTTCATGAAGAAGCGTACGTGGAATGGCTAAAGGCAAAATCTTCTTCTATCTTGGATGGTGAAGAATATATATTGGAAGTCTTTGGCTATGATATGTGTTTTGATACGGGGACACCGATCCTTCACAACACTTTCGAGATCGCCAAAAGGGCTGTGGACGTGACGTTAACGGCAGCGTCGATTATAGAGTTAAATGCCAATAGTGTATACGCTCTGGTGAGGCCACCAGGACATCATGCCACGCAAAATCTGTGTGGAGGCTATTGTTATTTCAACAATGCAGCTATTGCTGCAAGTTACTTGATAAAAAAGGGAACAGAAAGGGTAGTAATACTGGATCTTGATTTTCACCATGGTAATGGGACTCAACAGATCTTTTACAATACTGATTTTGTATACTACATATCAATTCATGGTGATCCAAAGATTTTTTATCCCTGGATAAGTGGTAAAGAAAGTGAAGTCGGTGAAGGGGCAGGTGAAGGCTTCAATTTGAATTTGCCACTGCCACCACACGCAGATTGGGAAAAGTATTCTGAAGCACTTTCTTATGCGATCAGGGAGATAAGAGATTATTACCCAGATGTGCTTATAGTATCTCTTGGTTTTGACACTCACAAAGAAGATCCTGTCGGTAAGTTCAACTTGGAAGATGAAGACTATGCAAGGATTGCGAAGCAGATCTCGAAACTAAAATTACCAACGCTCATCATTCAAGAAGGAGGCTATAATCCAAAGGCAAATGCCTCTGCAGCGGTGAATTTTTTCTCTAATTTTGAGTGA
- a CDS encoding STAS domain-containing protein — protein MNRLYSVTNIKNVWIIRPSGELDMNNAMDFKEDIRNNFVQQGKVNIVLDLSQVDYMDSMALGVLISLQRSCRMNGGALVLCGLESNLKRIFKMTMLDSVFSIRETVEEALKIFFGE, from the coding sequence ATGAATAGACTCTACAGTGTGACTAATATAAAAAACGTCTGGATAATTCGTCCAAGTGGAGAACTTGATATGAACAACGCAATGGATTTCAAGGAAGATATCAGAAACAATTTTGTACAGCAAGGTAAGGTGAATATCGTTCTTGATCTGTCTCAAGTCGATTACATGGACAGTATGGCACTCGGTGTCTTAATAAGTCTTCAGAGGTCCTGTAGGATGAATGGTGGTGCCTTAGTACTATGTGGACTTGAGAGTAATCTGAAGAGAATTTTCAAGATGACAATGCTTGATTCGGTTTTTTCAATCCGCGAAACCGTGGAAGAGGCATTAAAGATCTTTTTTGGAGAGTGA